In Oscillatoria acuminata PCC 6304, a single window of DNA contains:
- a CDS encoding acetyl ornithine aminotransferase family protein yields MDEILTGQSLPRRPHLVTPLPGPRAQELVQRDRAVTSPSYTRGYPLVVARGEGCSIQDVDGNVFLDFTAGIAVTATGHAHPQVVQAIQAQAAQLLHMSGTDFYYEPMVELAEQLAKLAPFPQGAKVFFSNSGAESNEGALKLARYATGRSQIVAFLGAFHGRTFGAMSLTGSKAVQRQGFGPLLSGITHIPYGTHASLDYLEFQLFKTVLPPEELAAVVVEPIQGEGGYLVPEDGFLARIREICTRHHCLMVVDEVQSGMGRTGKLFAVEHWNVMPDIITLAKGIASGLPLGAILARPELMTWPPGSHATTFGGNPVACAAANATLQLLTQGVIANATQMGELLQSGLSKLAHRYPQLSQPRGKGLMVAVDLLDESGAFNPSLRDRAIDEAFYHGLLLIGCGKSAIRFCPPLVVDAEQIQVALEILDTCFAKLLTTR; encoded by the coding sequence ATGGATGAAATTTTAACGGGCCAATCTTTACCTCGGAGGCCCCATCTGGTCACCCCTTTACCGGGACCCCGCGCCCAAGAACTGGTCCAGCGCGATCGCGCCGTGACTTCTCCCTCCTATACTCGGGGATACCCCTTAGTCGTCGCCCGAGGCGAAGGCTGCTCAATCCAGGACGTGGATGGCAATGTCTTCCTCGACTTTACCGCCGGTATCGCCGTCACCGCCACCGGACACGCTCATCCCCAGGTAGTGCAAGCGATTCAAGCTCAGGCGGCCCAGTTACTCCATATGTCAGGGACCGATTTTTACTATGAACCCATGGTGGAACTGGCGGAACAGTTGGCCAAACTCGCCCCATTTCCCCAAGGGGCCAAGGTCTTTTTCAGCAATTCTGGGGCAGAATCCAACGAAGGGGCACTCAAATTAGCCCGCTATGCTACAGGTAGGTCTCAAATTGTGGCTTTTCTAGGGGCTTTCCACGGGCGCACCTTTGGGGCCATGTCCCTGACAGGCTCAAAAGCCGTCCAACGTCAAGGATTTGGGCCCTTATTATCAGGAATCACCCATATTCCCTACGGCACTCATGCCAGCTTAGATTATCTGGAGTTTCAACTGTTTAAAACGGTGTTACCCCCAGAAGAACTAGCGGCAGTCGTCGTTGAACCGATTCAAGGGGAAGGGGGATATCTGGTTCCAGAAGATGGATTCCTGGCCCGAATTCGGGAGATTTGCACTCGCCATCACTGTTTGATGGTGGTGGATGAAGTACAATCGGGTATGGGTCGCACGGGCAAGTTGTTCGCTGTGGAACATTGGAATGTCATGCCCGATATCATTACCCTGGCGAAAGGGATTGCCAGTGGATTACCCCTCGGGGCAATTCTCGCTCGTCCAGAACTGATGACATGGCCTCCGGGTTCTCACGCCACCACCTTTGGCGGGAATCCCGTTGCTTGTGCCGCAGCTAATGCAACGTTACAGCTTCTCACTCAAGGGGTAATTGCCAATGCCACCCAAATGGGTGAGTTATTACAGTCAGGGTTGAGCAAATTAGCCCACCGCTATCCCCAACTCTCACAACCGAGAGGGAAAGGGTTAATGGTGGCTGTGGATTTACTCGATGAATCCGGTGCTTTCAACCCGTCATTACGCGATCGCGCGATCGATGAGGCGTTCTATCACGGACTGTTACTGATCGGCTGTGGCAAATCCGCCATCCGCTTTTGTCCGCCATTAGTAGTGGATGCTGAACAAATTCAGGTGGCGTTAGAGATTCTCGACACCTGTTTCGCCAAACTGTTGACAACAAGATAA